Genomic segment of Colletotrichum destructivum chromosome 5, complete sequence:
tcggggcCGATGTTGTCTGTGAAAAAAAGAACATGTCAGTTATGATTTCTGTTTATTACACCTCTTCGGAAAAGCGGTGAGAGACAGGGGTGTTTGAGTTGAGGTGCGAGTTGAGCATTTCCGTTTGCGCTCtctttctcactctcactctcactctcaatCTCACCCTCGTTCTCacatcctcccccccaccaccaccactggATATGCACTCACCACCAGAAACGGCTCCGTGCGTCTTGCCAAAGGCGTGGCCGCCGGCAATCAGAGCGACAGTCTCCTCGTCGTTCATACCCATGCGGTCAAAGGCGACGCGGATGTccttggccgaggcggccgggtcggAGCTGGCGTCGGGGCCCTCGGGGTTGACGTAGATGAGGCCCATGTGGGTGGCGCCCAGCGgcttctcgagcttgtcggcgcGCTCGTTAATGTCGGTGCTGCCGTTGTAGCGAACGTCGTTGCCTTTAGGCACAAAGGTCGTCTCGCCGCCCCAGTAGACGGACTCGTCGGCCTGCCAGGTGTCcgggcggccggcggcgaagccgagggGCGTGAAACCCATGgactcgagggcgacgttgCCCGTCAGGAGCATCAGGTCCGCCCACGAGATCTTGTTGCCATACTTTGCCTTGATAGGCCCTGCGCGGCGGGAAGGATCGTCAGCACATGCTCACCATAACTCTGGGACGCTCggcccatccatcccatcaaTCCAGCCACCCGCAAAAGAGTGGATGTGGCGAGTGAGGCGATAGATGCAGGTGACAGGGGGGGCGGgtggggagagagggagccCAGGAGGAGAGCAGCTAGCTAGCTGGACTTACACAACAGACGGCGCGCCTTGTCGAGGTTCTGGTTGTCTGGCCAGCTGTTGAGTGGAGCGAAGCGTTGCTGGCCCTGCAGTGGGTTCCATTATTAGTAAAACGCCAATCCTCAAGAAGAAATCAAGATGAtgcagaagaggagaaagatGTGATAAGGTGCAAACACAAAGAGTGTCCATCTTTGCCGATGACGGTGCGGGTGGAGAAAGGGGACATGTTTTAGCAACTCTTggccctctccctctcgtctCCCGATGTGGCTCAACATAGGGTGAAAACCTCCGACTAGGCCCAATGAATCTTTCTATGCGTGACGAATTACACCGCGTAGAGGAGCCGGCGTGTAACGGTCTGCAGGGAAGAGAGGACGCTAGAAGGGGGGTTTTCCAGGAAGAGAGCACAGGGGGGTTATGTATGTCGAccaaagagaagaagacagaAAATAAGCCAAGAAAAGGAGAGGTGGGAAGAAAcagaaagagggaaaaaagaaaagagagaggaagaagaacaagaaaaaggCTCACCATTCCACcgccacctcggccgtcgatGGCACGATAAGTGCCGGCGCTATGCCAGGCCATGCGGATGAAGAGACCGCCGTAGTGACCAAAGTCGGCAGGCCACCACTCCTGGGAGTCGGTCATCAGGTCGTGCAGGTCCTTCTTGAGGGCATCGTCTGTGAATTCCGTGTTAGTGGAAAACTTGCTCCGGGTCGTTCGTTGCCCAACTCCCCACCAAACCCCAATCTCCAATTGAGTAGTCaaaaaaattaaaaagaTTTAGAGAAAAAAAATGCTTACAGTCAAGAGAGTTAAAGGCCTCGGTGTAGTCAAAGTCGTCGCCGTACGGGTTCGTCGTGGGTTGGAACTGGCgcaggacgtcgaggcggagctggcAGGGCCACCAGTCCTGGCTGcgggtgccgccgccggcctggttGCTGATGGTAGAGCAGCGGCCGAAGCCCGCGGCGGTCTCTCTCTTGGGGAGCTCGCTGCTGACGGACCCGTCTCGCTTGGCAAAGGGGCagccctcggcggcgacggccggcAGGAGGGCGGAGGCCGCCAAAAGGCAGCTCGACAGTTTGGCGTGCatgacggtggtggtggcgacgatggccggTCGTGGGTGTAACGGCGAGTCTTCAACAGGGAAAAatagaaaaaaaaacagaaAACACAGACAGCCGGTGGGAGAAGTTTCACCtcaagaggaagagagggagagggagagagagagagagagagagagagacggagaagTCTGAGTTGAGCGATGGGTAATGCAACGGGGAAAATAAAAAGGATAGCTAGAATGGACCTCGTCGAAGATGGGACGAACCCAAGGACATATGTATGGAAACCCCGTGGCGAGGACGATCCAtgaacacacacacacacacacacacacacacacacacacacctagCGTATCCGCAAGTACTGGACCCTTTGAGCAGTTCACATGGAATCAATTTGCTTCCACAAAGTCCATGATTGGTAACAATTCCAAGACTGCAATGTGTGTGTACGGATATGCAGTGCCCTGTAATACTAcgtccctccctcctttcaGCCCCTTCCCTCGCTTACTCGAATCCTCCCCCCCGGGAATCCTCAAAGAGTCAAGTCGGGTTCAAAGAAAACTGAAATAGCACGTAGCCAAGGCCATAGGTACCCAGTCAAAAGTCGGGTCTCAGAAAAAAGGGCTGGCGCTGGCAGCTGATGGAGGCCCTTGGTACTAAGCTTCCTACAACGGTAGTGGACTTCGGGATGGCGCCAACGAGAAGACaatgagggggggggggggcataATCCACGGGCAAGGTTTGCGATCCGGAATAAGCGCCTGACCATGACCATGTTCACCACCCAAAGGTCCAAATCTCCCTTGTGATTAGGATGGGCGTGAACATACCCAGATGGCCCGGTGTTTCCGGCCCGCTTTTCACACTTTTGGGGAGGGGATTTGCCCTCTAAGCGACGTCCATCTCAGTGAAACCCAAGGTGCTGCTTTTGCAAGGGGGAGTAAAAGGGATGGATGGCTTGGATGGCCTGGATGGCAACTGCTGCAATGATGCCGGGATGGGCTGGCATCAACCGGGATGATGAGTTCAGACATGGTCCACCATACCTGTAAACAGGCATAAACTAAGGGAATCCGGGGAGCTAGCTGGCTGGTCATCCATCCAAGGACTCTCTCTTCAGTGGTCTACTTGTGGCGTACTTCTGTATGACAATTGTCAACCTGACAGTAAGTAGCAAGACGACTAGCAGCATAGGACGTGCCTGGCAGTAAGTAGTTGGCGTCTTGCACGTAAGCAAACCCACCCAACTGATAGTTGTATCCGTACTACAGTATACTCATAGTGTAGGTATAGCTAGCTACCAATCCCTACCTACCATGGCACGACATTGCCGTGTCGTGTCATGGATCCCGTCGGCGGGCCGCAGCCCAGGGCACTGGAAGAGTAAGGTCGCAGTCGGTCGCACGAATTGCCCTGcctatccatccatccatccatccatccatacctgtacacacacacacacacatacacaagGCCCCCGGCGACCAATTGTGCGATGACAGTTTCCAAGCTAGCGGGAGCCACTTTGAATCTATTAGACTTTGCCGACTCCGCCTCCGACTCCGAACACACCTCCGGGAGAGGACGAGCTTTTTTGACAAGGACACCGCAACGCCGCCCATAAGCTACAAGACTCGTGCCACATGCACATTACGGGCATCCCGCGCGCGCGCCTCGGAGGAATTGATCCCCCGTCGCCTACATCGTAGACCACAAAAGATCCCTGCTGGGAAAGATTGtcgaggggaggagagagggcAGGCCAGTTCAGTATAGAGATAGTCTACGATTGTACTCCATAGAGAGAGTCTAGACGCGAGCCAGAACGGcctgccgttgccggccaAGAGCCCTTCAAGCCTTGGGATGTGACACAAGGTTTTTTCGTCTTGgagttttttttcttttctttttttctttttttttttttttttggccCGCGCCGAATCGTCAACGCATGGGACGAAGCAAGCTTCCTCCCCAATCTCACCAAATCTCACCAATCGCGCGTTGACTCAGCCCTATTGTGTCTCTACGCCGTAcaccccttcttcctctctccttctctctctctgctctccctcccctccactCTAGGTTGCGGTAGCGGGTGCGGTAGCGAGTGCGGCAGCGGTTGAGCTTGTTCACACAAACAAGCATGGCGTTGGGACCCTGCGTGGGAGGCAGAATGTCCTGATcattcccccccccccctccccccgccagCCGTGGCGGCCTTGGACCACCACAACTGGCAGACGATTCACATGGTTTGACATGGCGTATTCACACGCAGACACACCCTCCCACGCGGGCAGCCGGATCAGCATGCAGGCTGCAGGTATGTACAGGTATCGACCTCAACTCAACGGTCGGACCagccaccaccatcaccaccaccatcctcATCAGGAAGCTAGAAGCCAAGAAATCAAGAACCAAGAGCTGTCGGCCGAATTCCTGCGACCCCGGCtgcggggagggggtgtgaaGGATGTAGGTAAGTGGGTGAGGAGAGTAGGATTGTCCCTGAGTATAGCCACATTAGTAAGTGTGCCAAGCACCTTGGCGAAGTGGCTCATCATGGGCATGTGCtgtgtttcttttccccctacctacatcgtacatggggacgaagaaggccTTTTGTGCAGGGGAGGAAACAAACAAACGAGAGGAGAAGCTGACGTTATCATCGGGTCAATCTTAGCTGGGAGAGCATACCTGCAGTCCATGGCATGTTATTGATGGGTGGCCTTGTTGGCAAGGGTgtcatctctctctccccctccccccaactTGCAAGAGACCTTGGAGAATCGATGCTCCATCCCTGCTTCATGGGACACGTCCACTCGGCCGACCGTGACCAATGGTGACCAATGATGGCGTCTTGTGCAAGGGCCTCCCGTTGTTTTCTGTTTGTCTCGGCAAGCCAACAGAAGAGCGTTGGAGCATTGTCCACTTCCGTcccaccatccatcccacacgagcacacaaacacacacacacacacacacacacacacacactacaCTCTCCCGCACGTCCACAATGCCCCTCCCGTGCCGTTTCCGCCATGTGTGCTACGGCGCGGGCCTGTGCAGAGCTCTGCGTACTTGCAATGCAGGTTGGAGCGGAAATAGAATAGAACCCAagttgacgaagaagggAGATAGGTAAGGTTACGGCAGAGTTTTGTTCAGATTGCTCTCTGTGGAATGAAATGGCAACTCCGTTGACGAGCTGCTTTCTGCAAATAGCAACAGGGCTTCTTTGGGAACTTGGATTTGGAGTCAAATTGCGCTCAGGTGACATAAAAACCTTGGCACTCATGAATCATACAATACAGCCTGGACTGACTTACACCTTCTCTCGGTTAATTAGTGAGTAAAGTGTACGCCTATTGTTGTCCGGTATTGGTTGGTACATATGCTTAAGCTCGTAAAAGTACGATGTAACTCTGTACATTGACTGCCCACACAACCCTTTTGACggacagaaagagagagagtgcTTGTCAACCTGGCCAATCTTATAGGATGACGGGGTGGGCTTCTTCAAAGCTCATTCGTCTTGTGACGGACGTGACTGGACGAGTCTCTTTTCGTCCGGGGTTAActccccttctcttcttcgatTGACTTCGCGTTGACTTCGCGTTGACTTTCTCCTGCCGCGGTCCCGAGGAGCCGACAAGCCTCCCCCCTCGAGCCCCCCATGCGGCAACCATTTCTTTAACCTCATTTTCGGGGCAATTGCCGAGTCATAgcagagaggaggggggggggggggggactccAATCTCacaacccctccctcccccccctaGACTACCTACTTGCTTATTTGAGCTTTACTAGCCTGGACTGACTTCTAGACTCTAGACTCGGGAGCCGGCAGACGTTTCGGCATACGTGTCCCGCCGGGCAGTATAGTTTACTTTCGGCCATGATAGTTCTACTGAGAGAGGACACGTTTGATGGGGCGCGCTCCGAACTAACGTGATTTCGTGGAAGCTGCGATGAGATGGACGCTCGGTTGACCCACGAGCAGTCTGTACGCTGTAAGTGACGCGGTCAATGTCGTGCTGCTATCTGATTCACATCCATCGTCCGGCGTAACTCAGATGAGGACTCGTAACCGTGTTCTTTTTCGGCTGCGCCTTGCTGTCACAAAGTGTATGTTGGTAGTCGTTGTGAGCTTACCTCACGTGTAGCCTGTAAGTCACATCTCATCCTGCTTCCAAGTCCGATATGAGCCACCGAGGGAAGTTCAAAGCCTCAAGTGATCAGAAAGTCGAGGAACAAAGCAGCCCCGATGGCTTCGCCACTCCCCTGATTGTCAGTTGTAGTCGGCCAGAATGCCGGTtcgccccgccccccttgTTCGGTTGGTGCAAGATATCGATGTTTGCCTCGAGCTCTGcatgcagatgcagatggcCACCGTCCTGCGTCCAGGCCACGCCGCGTCAGTTCATGAGCTTTGTGCATGCCAAGCTCGAGGGGGGGCCCAGCTCCATCACACTGCATAAGCGTGTGATGTGCTGCTCTATTTTCAACTCGCCAATCCAAGAGGCTCGGTATGTCAGCCGTGTTCGGTCGAGATCAGACACACATCCTTCCTGAAACTAACCATCGACCATCGGCTATGAGAAGACAGACACTTTTGGTGCCCGTGTTCTAATCTGGACTTTTCGCCTCGCGGGTTTCTCTCTCGGCCCTTCACAAAGGCAGAATGCGGGGTCTACGACTGGGACGACATGCTTGGATCCATCATCCAGCGCAGCGCCTATTAGTGCGCTCATGTGCAATGCGTGTCGAGAGACTGCCGGGATCAGGAGGATCACGAATCCTAGGATGATTCCCAACTGCCAATATCAGACCGCCAAGTAGGCTAACCGATCCATAAGACGGCGGTGAGCTCAGCTTGATGACCCGAAGGAACCGACCGGCAAGGTAAGCCCGCAGGCGTGAAGgtcccttcttctccttggacgtcgccgcctgcTGCTGTGTGTTGTACTGTCTGACACCGGGAGATCCCCAACGATACCCCCGCTGGCCCAGAACACCGGCTCATgtccccccctttcccccacGCTAACCCGACTACACGGGACCGACCCTGACAAAGTCCGTGTCCGTCCGTCCGACCAGAAGTGAAGACCCGCCCGGCCCGGCGCGCTTGGCAGGCCCGGAGTGCCCGAGTCAGTCGCCAAGCTCTCGTTTCGTTCGGCTACTCCTCCCCCCCTATGCCACTGGCAAGGCGCCCCCTTATCCCACTGGCCAGGCGTCCCCTTATCCCACTGGCAAGCGGGCCGGGAAATGTCACCACGACCCCCTTAAACAATGCTGAATGGCGCCGTTTCCATGCTCGTCCGTGGATCGTCCATGGATCACTGTAAAGCGTAACACTCGCCTTGTTTCGTCCGAATGGGATATGGGTTCACTCTCTACGAAACATGGAACAACACATGGGATGACTCGAGACTGCTTGGCCGGATCTCAGGGGGGGGAATCGAGGGGGATTTTCAGCTTGTCTCCTATTCTCGGTCCAGTTTTTTTGCATCCCAATGACGTGGTTTATCTCTCCCAGGCGACCGTGACCCATTTTTGAGGGCTGTTATAGAGTCTCTATCAGTCTAGCATCTTGTAAGAGACTATCCCCCGTGATAATGGTTCGGTTTTCAGTTGAATAGTCGCGACGATTTGTCATCCCGGCCAAGCCGCATCACCTTGATTGCGCCCATGAACGCAGCCCTCGTTCCAGACCGTCGACCAGCTTCCTCGCAATGCGCGCCGGCTCCCCCGTCCGacccgtctccgtctcctcctcgaagCTGCACCTGTCCGTCCACCAGTCGAGCCACGACTCCGCCCTCGCGCCCTCCTGCGCGCGCAGCAGTCCGACGCTGACGTCGATGACGTCCGGCCGCCACTTGTCGTGCCAGAAGACCGTGGCGCCGCACGCGCCGCAGAACTCGCGCAGCACGCCGGGCGACGACTCGTAGGTCTGGAGGATGCCGGCCGGTAGCGTCGCGAAGTCTAGAGGAAGAGGGatggcgccggtgccggcggaggaggaggagtaaGAGTAGGAGGAGGACCCATCCGGTCCCGGGACGTGGAAGACAATGTTCTCGCGGGGCACGAACGCCCACGTCTGGATCTCGAAGCCCGAGATGAGCCGGCACGAGCGGCACGCGCAGGTGCCCGCGAGATACTTTGTGCCGTCGGCTCGGATCCACCACTTGACCTTCTCTGGGTTGCCCATGAACTCTGCCGAGTGCGAGCAGGCGGCGTACTGAAGGTCCGGGAAGCCCGAGTGCGGGAGCTGGCTCCGCTCGTCAGGGCGGGTGACATGGAAGCTCACTCTACCGCAGGCACACGATGCCGGCAGCGCGTTGGCCGGGACGAGGGACGACAACGGGGGCAGAGGCGAGTGTGCCCGTTCCTTGGATACTGGATACGCGTCCTGCGTCGCGGCCTCCAGCGCGCGCCCATCGATTCTGGGTAACCACATGGAGAGGCCGCCGTCTTTGGTGTCCGAGACCGACGTGTGCTTGGTGAAGCGggcatctccatctccatcggcgtcgtctccGGTGCTGGAGACCAAGACCCTCGTCGCTGCCTCCCACTCCGCCTGGCCAGCCACCGTCTTCCGGCGAAAGACATGGCATCCGCAGGTCAGACAGAAGAACCTCGTCCacccgtcggcgccgtcgtgtGCCGCAGTGCCCTTGGAGAAATCGGGCTCCCCGATGGGGTAGTATGAGGCGCACAGGATACCGGTGGCGTGTCTGTCCATGTCGCTGTGGCCAATGGACAACTCGGTGATCTCTGTGTCGGAGCTTCTGCGGGACTTGACTtcctgggcgacggcgccgcaCAGGCAGGAGACGTCCATCGATGTCGGGGATATGGTGAGAGCTGTGCAAAGCGAATTGTATTGGGTGCGCGGGTTGTATTTTGAGGTTCAAAGAGTGAAAGAGCCTGGTAGGTTTTTTATAGCTGACGATTTCCTCACTGTTTCGATATGCCATTTGACGACCGTCCAAACATTCCCCCCCGGCACCAACTTGGGGTTAAGAACAAGACTCCGACCAACCGAATTCCTTGCCATAGAGCCTCCCAAGTGGGCAATCTGCCGAGGTTTCGGCGGGTATCGACTCCGCACCGGCCGTGTCTCCCTTCGCCCTAGGGCGTGATGCTGTTCCGAGGGGATCGAGATGCGGAGAATCGGGAGGAATACTGGATGGGGCATACGTGGGTGACCAGTGAGAGGGAGCCATTCGTGGCACTAGCGTTCAACTGTTCCATGTCGTATCATCCTTTCTCGCGGAGTGTCGCCCCAGCGTGAGTTTACATGCATCGGTCTGGGTCTGGTTGGAGAACGCTTCGATTTCGGCCTCAACTCCGTGTCTGGCGTGTGTCCCACGACACCAACTTTGCGCGCATGCACAACGGCAGACGGGAACTGTTGCCAAGCAGCCGGTCACCTTTGCAGCACGATTCTGTGTTTGAGACAGGGTTATGAGGAGGTAAGAGTAAGTGTTGGAATAGGACAAATGCAAGGCAACGGGAAATAGATACCATAGGCCGGCACCAGATATGTTGGACAAGGTGAGTGGGATCGTCCGCTCAGCCAAAGGCCACAGAATTCGTGGCATATCCCACTTCACCTTGCTGCAGAGCACCTGGATAGAGTCccccatcctcatcatcaatCAATAACAGCAATATCACTACTCTCGGTGTCAACTTTGTATTACTCGTTTCACTCGTACCAGCATCCAACTACCTCACCAAGTAACCAGGTACTCCATGTAGGTTGGTAGAGATATCAAGAGACTATCATCCCTCCGTCGACAACATGAATAGCACATTGTAACTTTGAGGCTTCTTCAGTCATTGGTTCTTCTGGGCATATTTGAGATTTCCTATGCTATTTACCCGGCTGCGTACCTTACTGTTGGACGAGCGGCCAGACTTGATATTCTCATGGGCTTTCATAAGCCTTTGAGAGGACTTCGACTATTCAAGCTACCAAAGTCCTTCACTGTACAAGAGGAGCAGCGAAGGACTTGATgggccatcttcatcctTGACAGGTGTGACAAGGAGCCACAATCTTTGGTGTGGCAAAAGGCGTTTGCTGACACGCCTCTAGATTCGTAAACATTGAGGCGATAGATATTCTACTTGCTGTCCCGGAGCCAAACTCTATGGAACTATTACTAGTCAATGACCAGGACTGGGATGAAGTCAGGATCGGGATCAGCAAGGCGCTTTATACGACGTGTCTGAGTTCCGTCAGCAATCAAGGTTCTTTTGCTAGGGCATGCCAGGCCTCTCACATGCTCGGAAAAGTGATTCGTCATACCGCGGCCAGAAACGAATCCGGGCTTAATGCCGATCTGACAACTGAGGCCTTCGGTCTCCGCAGCGCTTTGACGGCCTTGCATCAGGCTGTTGTAGAAGAAACGAACACCCGGCAGTTGGTTGCATCTCGTGATGCCAAGGGCATGATCGCTCTGTCGATATGCTGTTCTACCCGTTTTCTTTTATATCATCAGTACTGCTGCAACGATTTGTCTCGCACAGCGGTTCCTGAACCCTCTGCACGGGACACAGAGTTTCAGCAGGTCGCCTTGACCTCGATTCCAGGACTCATCATATCTACAATGCCTTTTATATTGCGCGCTGAACCAAAAAGTTCCGTTAACAGCGCAGAGCCTGTACTACGCAGCAACCTAATGCGCATGGTATGTTAGAGAAGATTAGGGGAGCGAATATTACAGAGCCCTTGAAAGTATGTTAGAAGGACTAAGGGCTATTGCGATGAAATGGGAAGTGGGAGGTATGTTACGTTATCCCCCTAGTCTTAATTACTTTGTCTTATAGGTTTGCAGCAATGTTTCTAAGATTCCTAGAAGATAGTAGGATTATTAGCTTAGCAAACGTCAGCGTAAGCGCTACTAACATGTTAGAGACGAGCGTGTCAAAATCCAACAACGGATCACAGATATGTTTCCTACGAAAATGAGCGAAACAGTAGCCGTGCAAGAATTTTTGCTCATTTGGCGTACATGAGCATTGTAAACGACATGACAATTCTAATAGCACAGGCGATTTGGTGCAATACATGGGTCGCTCTCTTTGAATGGATCGTCGGCAAGATCTTGACTTCATATCCATAGAATCACATCTATTAAATCCTTTTGCTCAGGACACTATCACTGATATGTATCGAAGCTTCTAAAAGCCAGATCATCAGACAAGACAATAACGTTCTATTTCCTGCAGAAGAGCAATCGAGCTACTGTCTAAACTAAGTCTAACTGAACGAATGACACAGTTGCCACGGTTTTCAAGCCATGAATCAACCACGCTTCCATGCCTCCAACAGCCCATCTCTGACAGTCTTGGTTTTGATGTCCGGGAAGACATCGTTCAACGATGTTTCTGGCTTCATATCAAAATGCCCCTCCTCAAACAGGCGTTCAAAGCTGGCGAACAGGCTTTGAAGATGAGGtttggggaagaagggatACAGTGGAGGATGAGACGGCAGTTCGGTGACCCTGCCTGCCTTCAGATCCTCCAACGAATCCTTGACGACACTGAACCTGACGCCTCGGGCCTCCTCAACTATGCTGAGGAACTCGTTCAGCGTGACCCTGTCTCCTATCACATAGGACGTCTTATCCCATTTGGGAAGGCCCAAcgctgcggcgacgaagcgaGCAATGTCAAAATTGTAGGTAAAGACGACAGGAACATCACCGGTTCCAGTAATCGCTGCCGTGGCGTTCTGTACATCGATCGCCAAAGCGGTGGGAG
This window contains:
- a CDS encoding Putative Mss4-like superfamily protein, translating into MDVSCLCGAVAQEVKSRRSSDTEITELSIGHSDMDRHATGILCASYYPIGEPDFSKGTAAHDGADGWTRFFCLTCGCHVFRRKTVAGQAEWEAATRVLVSSTGDDADGDGDARFTKHTSVSDTKDGGLSMWLPRIDGRALEAATQDAYPVSKERAHSPLPPLSSLVPANALPASCACGRVSFHVTRPDERSQLPHSGFPDLQYAACSHSAEFMGNPEKVKWWIRADGTKYLAGTCACRSCRLISGFEIQTWAFVPRENIVFHVPGPDGSSSYSYSSSSAGTGAIPLPLDFATLPAGILQTYESSPGVLREFCGACGATVFWHDKWRPDVIDVSVGLLRAQEGARAESWLDWWTDRCSFEEETETGRTGEPARIARKLVDGLERGLRSWAQSR